In Amycolatopsis methanolica 239, a single genomic region encodes these proteins:
- a CDS encoding dihydrofolate reductase family protein translates to MRTLITTAFVSLDGVVEAPGGEPGYRNAGWTFQCIEFDEVAYEIKAREQGEATAMLLGRVSYQAFAPVWPGMTEQFPGYNAMPKYVVSTTLKDEELVTNWGEITILRSLDDVAALKETEGGPIIVHGSATLNRNLSDAGLIDRYHLLVFPVLLGAGKRLFSDTDKDKQGLKLLESESYSNGIQKLVYDVVR, encoded by the coding sequence ATGCGCACCCTGATCACCACCGCCTTCGTCTCGCTCGACGGCGTCGTCGAAGCTCCCGGCGGCGAGCCGGGCTACCGCAACGCCGGCTGGACCTTCCAGTGCATCGAGTTCGACGAGGTGGCCTACGAGATCAAGGCCCGCGAGCAGGGCGAGGCCACCGCGATGCTGCTGGGCCGCGTCAGCTACCAGGCCTTCGCCCCGGTGTGGCCGGGCATGACCGAGCAGTTCCCCGGCTACAACGCCATGCCCAAGTACGTCGTGTCGACCACACTGAAGGACGAGGAGCTCGTCACCAACTGGGGCGAGATCACCATCCTGCGGTCACTGGACGACGTGGCGGCGCTGAAGGAGACCGAGGGCGGGCCGATCATCGTGCACGGCAGCGCGACGCTGAACCGCAACTTGTCCGACGCGGGCCTGATCGACCGCTACCACCTGCTGGTGTTCCCGGTCCTGCTCGGCGCGGGCAAGCGCCTGTTCAGCGACACCGACAAGGACAAGCAGGGCCTGAAGCTGCTGGAGAGCGAGTCCTACTCGAACGGCATCCAGAAGCTGGTCTACGACGTGGTCCGCTGA
- a CDS encoding GreA/GreB family elongation factor produces the protein MGSTEDLEFLRAENALLRVERDILLRVAAGFADDANATLLRRRTAARPNEGGNAMDTVWLTEEAYARLSAELSALRAPEDDDPEDREMALRQRKARTRELEDLLRRAVVGQTPPDDGVAEPGMVLTVRFDDDPEPETFLLGVRDGAGDDLEVYSPGSPLGRALTGARQGESRTYTVPSGATVRVTLLSAVPYGRHGVS, from the coding sequence ATGGGATCCACCGAGGACCTGGAGTTCCTGCGCGCGGAGAACGCGCTGCTGCGCGTGGAACGGGACATCCTGCTGCGCGTCGCGGCCGGCTTCGCCGACGACGCGAACGCCACCCTGCTCCGGCGGCGCACCGCCGCCCGGCCGAACGAAGGAGGTAACGCGATGGACACCGTGTGGCTGACCGAGGAGGCGTACGCGCGCCTGAGCGCGGAGCTGTCCGCGTTGCGCGCCCCGGAGGACGACGATCCGGAGGACCGGGAAATGGCTCTGCGGCAGCGAAAGGCGCGCACGCGTGAGCTGGAGGACCTGCTGCGCCGCGCCGTCGTCGGGCAGACGCCGCCCGACGACGGCGTCGCCGAACCGGGCATGGTGCTGACGGTCCGGTTCGACGACGACCCGGAGCCGGAGACGTTCCTGCTCGGCGTGCGCGACGGCGCGGGCGACGACCTGGAGGTGTACTCCCCCGGCTCGCCGCTGGGCCGCGCCCTGACCGGCGCCCGTCAGGGCGAGTCCCGGACCTACACCGTGCCGAGCGGCGCGACGGTGCGGGTGACGCTGCTCAGCGCGGTCCCCTACGGACGGCACGGCGTGTCCTGA
- a CDS encoding NAD(P)/FAD-dependent oxidoreductase: protein MDETAQGPRSAVIVGAGIVGLSTAWFLQEHGVRVTVLDRTGVAAGASRGNAGWLSPGLAIPLNEPEVRRTGFASLVRRDAPLHVPPTADPALWSFLLRFAAHCTWPAWRRVVAANLALNDDCLDAFDTLVRGGVAAETVEAPITAVFESAGAAASLLAELRRFTAAGARADHTGLTATQVRARLPQLSGHAGAGIELPGQRYVDPGRFVRALADSVRHRGGTIRAGFDVRSIRPHRHAVTVISRDNVSFSANVAVLATGAWISRLAGKLGVRVPVRAGRGYSFTVPTETPLRQPVYLPTVRVACTPYLGAMRVAGTMEFRGPDDPPDERRVQAIVRSAAPFFEGVRWAERSDTWVGPRPVSSDGLPIIGATAEPGVYIASGHGMWGLTQGPVTGKLLAEHVVTGKQPESLRPFDPLR from the coding sequence GTGGATGAGACCGCTCAGGGCCCCCGCTCCGCCGTCATCGTCGGCGCGGGGATCGTCGGGCTGTCGACGGCCTGGTTCCTGCAGGAACACGGGGTGCGGGTGACCGTGCTGGACCGCACGGGCGTCGCGGCAGGCGCGTCCCGCGGCAACGCGGGCTGGCTCTCGCCCGGGCTGGCGATCCCGCTCAACGAACCGGAGGTGCGGCGCACCGGGTTTGCCTCGCTCGTCCGGCGAGACGCTCCGCTGCACGTGCCGCCGACCGCGGACCCGGCGCTGTGGTCGTTCCTGCTGCGGTTCGCCGCGCACTGCACCTGGCCGGCGTGGCGCCGGGTGGTGGCCGCGAACCTGGCGCTGAACGACGACTGCCTGGACGCCTTCGACACCCTCGTCCGCGGTGGCGTGGCGGCGGAGACCGTCGAGGCCCCGATCACCGCCGTGTTCGAATCCGCCGGTGCGGCCGCGTCGCTGCTGGCCGAGCTGCGGCGCTTCACCGCGGCCGGAGCCCGTGCCGACCACACGGGCCTGACCGCGACGCAGGTCCGCGCGCGACTGCCGCAACTGTCCGGTCACGCGGGCGCGGGGATCGAGTTGCCCGGCCAGCGCTACGTCGACCCCGGCCGGTTCGTCCGGGCGCTCGCGGACTCGGTGCGCCACCGCGGCGGCACCATCCGCGCCGGGTTCGACGTGCGGTCGATCCGCCCGCACCGGCACGCGGTGACGGTCATCTCCCGCGACAACGTGAGCTTCTCAGCGAACGTCGCCGTCCTCGCGACTGGGGCGTGGATCAGCCGTCTAGCCGGGAAACTCGGCGTGCGCGTGCCGGTGCGGGCCGGGCGCGGCTACTCCTTCACGGTGCCCACCGAGACGCCGCTGCGGCAACCCGTGTACCTGCCCACGGTGCGCGTCGCGTGCACGCCCTACCTCGGCGCGATGCGCGTGGCCGGGACGATGGAGTTCCGCGGCCCCGACGACCCGCCCGACGAGCGGCGCGTGCAGGCGATCGTGCGGTCCGCGGCGCCGTTCTTCGAGGGCGTGCGGTGGGCCGAGCGCAGCGACACGTGGGTGGGCCCGCGTCCGGTCAGCAGCGACGGGCTCCCCATCATCGGCGCCACCGCCGAGCCGGGGGTGTACATCGCAAGCGGGCACGGCATGTGGGGCCTCACGCAGGGGCCGGTCACCGGGAAGCTGCTCGCCGAACACGTCGTCACCGGCAAGCAGCCGGAGTCCCTGCGGCCCTTCGACCCGCTGCGGTGA
- a CDS encoding tetratricopeptide repeat protein produces the protein MQASFALGTLAEFEGRYADAERLHTESLRRAEQLGLWPEVSYQLSWLGRTALLAGDFAEARRLHERAERVAVESGFMPGEMYARTDLALGARREGALDEAERQLRVLLDWHGLVEHEPGNTLVCAEVGFVAELRGDAEGAFTWHRRALDIARRARDPQAVALALEGLAGAHALTGAHTPAARLLGAADHARRSVGPPLPQPNAATSTASRPRRAQPSARKPTHPNTPSAPA, from the coding sequence GTGCAGGCGTCGTTCGCGCTGGGCACGCTGGCCGAGTTCGAGGGCCGCTACGCCGACGCCGAGCGGTTGCACACCGAGAGCCTGCGGCGGGCCGAACAGCTGGGGTTGTGGCCGGAGGTGTCCTACCAGCTGTCGTGGCTGGGCCGGACCGCGTTGCTCGCGGGGGATTTCGCCGAGGCGCGGCGCCTGCACGAGCGGGCGGAGCGGGTGGCGGTGGAAAGCGGTTTCATGCCGGGCGAGATGTACGCGCGGACGGACCTCGCGCTGGGCGCCCGCCGGGAGGGCGCGCTGGACGAGGCGGAGCGGCAGTTGCGGGTGCTGCTGGACTGGCACGGGCTGGTGGAGCACGAGCCGGGCAACACCCTGGTGTGCGCCGAGGTGGGTTTCGTGGCCGAACTCCGCGGCGACGCCGAAGGGGCGTTCACCTGGCACCGGCGAGCGCTGGACATCGCCCGGCGGGCCAGGGACCCGCAGGCGGTCGCGCTGGCGCTCGAGGGCCTGGCCGGCGCCCACGCCCTGACCGGAGCCCACACGCCGGCGGCCCGCCTGCTGGGCGCCGCCGACCACGCCCGCCGCTCCGTCGGACCCCCACTCCCCCAGCCGAACGCGGCGACGTCGACCGCATCGAGACCAAGGCGCGCACAGCCCTCAGCGAGGAAACCTACGCATCCGAACACGCCCTCGGCGCCGGCCTGA
- a CDS encoding PucR family transcriptional regulator — protein sequence MVKLDRLITILGSYGARLCGSADREAGLRSVALHDPVRQESPAGDIFLAVGVATVAEAIRLARQARAVVLVVRTTEDPAPDLLRDADGIAVLVVEPSVSWSQVAGVVYGLVLEGRETESGRGPADLSALADTIAAAVGGPVTIEDQLSRVMAYSSEQREADPVRQDTILGRRVPDRVRALFERQGVFTHLARSDEPLFVPAAPEHGLHGRSVVAVRAGRELLGSLWVSCTAPLDAARANILVDGARTVALHLLRWRVSADLERQVESELVIQLLEGDPDADAVVRKLGLPASGLRVVAVRAHTEAERNAGLLLAFERATTGFGWSRVGRSTLFGNTVYTVLPAADPAPAFHWVRQLVAGLPAHLRIVAGVSGECEVAELPSGRRESDECLTLHDRLGRGEAVCYDESWHQVLLQRLRSAAATGRIPARGPVARLAGHEAPELLPTLRAWLEAQGDLGRAAAVLGVHQNTVRNRLRRVTAAVPGLDLDDPAQRLAMLIAMAVHD from the coding sequence ATGGTCAAGCTCGACCGTCTGATCACGATCCTGGGCAGCTACGGCGCCCGCCTGTGCGGATCCGCCGACCGCGAGGCCGGGCTGCGCAGCGTCGCCCTGCACGACCCGGTGCGCCAGGAGTCGCCGGCCGGCGACATCTTCCTCGCCGTCGGCGTGGCCACGGTGGCCGAGGCGATCCGGCTCGCGCGGCAGGCCAGGGCGGTCGTGCTCGTCGTGCGGACCACCGAGGACCCGGCGCCGGACCTGCTGCGCGACGCGGACGGGATCGCCGTGCTCGTGGTCGAGCCGAGCGTGTCCTGGAGCCAGGTCGCCGGCGTGGTCTATGGGCTGGTGCTGGAGGGGCGGGAGACCGAGTCCGGCCGCGGCCCGGCCGACCTGTCCGCGCTGGCCGACACGATCGCTGCCGCGGTCGGCGGGCCGGTCACCATCGAGGACCAGCTGTCCAGGGTGATGGCCTACTCCAGCGAGCAGCGCGAGGCCGATCCGGTGCGGCAGGACACGATCCTGGGCCGCCGCGTGCCGGACCGGGTGCGGGCGCTGTTCGAACGGCAGGGTGTGTTCACCCACCTCGCGCGGTCCGACGAGCCGTTGTTCGTGCCTGCCGCGCCCGAGCACGGTCTGCACGGGCGCTCGGTCGTCGCGGTCCGCGCCGGCCGGGAGCTGCTGGGATCGCTGTGGGTGTCGTGCACCGCGCCCCTGGACGCGGCGCGCGCGAACATCCTCGTCGACGGGGCGCGCACGGTGGCGCTGCACCTGCTGCGGTGGCGGGTCAGCGCGGACCTCGAACGGCAGGTGGAGTCCGAGCTGGTCATCCAGCTCCTCGAAGGCGACCCGGACGCGGACGCGGTTGTCCGGAAACTGGGCCTGCCCGCGTCCGGGCTGCGGGTCGTCGCGGTGCGGGCGCACACCGAGGCCGAACGCAACGCCGGGCTCCTGCTGGCGTTCGAGCGGGCCACGACCGGGTTCGGGTGGTCGCGGGTCGGGCGCAGCACGTTGTTCGGCAACACCGTCTACACTGTGCTGCCCGCCGCCGATCCCGCGCCGGCGTTCCACTGGGTGCGGCAGCTGGTCGCCGGCCTGCCCGCGCACCTGCGGATCGTGGCGGGCGTGTCCGGGGAGTGCGAGGTCGCGGAGCTGCCGTCCGGGCGCCGCGAGTCCGACGAGTGCCTGACCCTGCACGACCGGCTCGGCCGCGGGGAGGCCGTCTGCTACGACGAATCCTGGCACCAGGTGCTGCTGCAACGCCTGCGGTCCGCCGCGGCGACCGGCCGGATCCCCGCGCGCGGTCCGGTGGCGCGGCTGGCCGGGCACGAGGCGCCCGAGTTGCTGCCGACGTTGCGCGCCTGGCTGGAGGCGCAGGGCGACCTGGGCCGCGCCGCGGCGGTGCTGGGCGTCCACCAGAACACGGTGCGCAACCGTTTGCGCCGCGTCACGGCGGCGGTGCCCGGCCTGGACCTGGACGATCCGGCGCAACGCCTGGCGATGC
- a CDS encoding NAD(P)-dependent oxidoreductase, producing the protein MGGGIVVPAPLVGTEASYVFYSGPRAVFAEHEAVLRHIGRPEYRGEDHGLAQLLYQARLTVFLTSLSAYLQAFALLAAEGADPARLVPFAKEVSGLAASYLDETVTQTRARTYPGDLSTATMMGATAEHILQACRDAGVDPALPEAVKSQYDRAIAAGHGGDNWTSLWEVVAKR; encoded by the coding sequence GTGGGCGGCGGGATCGTGGTGCCCGCGCCGCTCGTCGGAACCGAGGCCTCGTACGTGTTCTACAGCGGGCCCCGGGCCGTCTTCGCCGAGCACGAGGCGGTGCTGCGGCACATCGGCAGGCCCGAGTACCGGGGGGAGGACCACGGCCTGGCGCAGCTGCTCTACCAGGCGCGGCTGACGGTCTTCCTCACCTCGCTGTCGGCGTACCTGCAGGCCTTCGCGCTGCTGGCGGCCGAAGGCGCCGACCCGGCGCGGCTGGTGCCCTTCGCCAAGGAGGTCTCGGGTCTGGCGGCCTCGTACCTGGACGAGACGGTGACCCAGACCCGGGCGCGCACCTACCCGGGGGACCTGAGCACGGCCACGATGATGGGCGCGACCGCGGAGCACATCCTGCAGGCGTGCCGGGACGCGGGCGTGGACCCCGCCCTGCCCGAGGCGGTCAAGTCGCAGTACGACCGCGCGATCGCCGCGGGCCACGGCGGCGACAACTGGACCAGCCTGTGGGAGGTCGTCGCGAAGCGGTGA